A DNA window from Bacteroides cellulosilyticus contains the following coding sequences:
- a CDS encoding Crp/Fnr family transcriptional regulator — MKNIINKIRQVYSVSDEALQALQADMQVRYYPKNTYIVHSGVTDRLVYFIEEGVARSVFHHNGQDTTTWFSQEGDITFGMDSLYYKQPSVESIEALSDCKIYVIHIDKLNLLYETYIDIANWGRILHQNVNKELSHMFVERLQLSPKERYEQFNRRYPGLINRVKLKYVAAFLGISIYTLSRVRAQK, encoded by the coding sequence ATCAGGCAAGTTTATTCGGTTTCCGATGAAGCACTTCAGGCATTGCAGGCAGATATGCAGGTAAGATACTATCCCAAAAATACTTATATAGTGCACTCGGGGGTAACGGACCGTCTGGTTTATTTCATTGAAGAGGGAGTTGCCCGTTCCGTGTTCCACCACAACGGACAGGATACCACCACCTGGTTCAGCCAGGAAGGTGACATTACTTTCGGTATGGATTCGTTGTATTACAAACAGCCGTCAGTAGAGAGCATTGAAGCTCTTTCGGATTGCAAAATCTATGTCATCCATATAGACAAGCTGAATCTTCTTTACGAAACGTACATCGATATAGCCAACTGGGGAAGAATCCTGCATCAGAATGTAAATAAGGAGCTTAGCCACATGTTTGTGGAGCGTCTTCAGCTTTCGCCCAAGGAGCGGTACGAACAGTTTAACCGGCGCTATCCCGGATTGATAAACCGGGTGAAGTTGAAGTATGTGGCTGCTTTTCTGGGTATTTCCATTTATACACTCAGCCGGGTGCGTGCCCAAAAATAA
- a CDS encoding acyltransferase family protein produces MSNTPSAAFSDTKAHYDLLDGLRGVAALMVIWYHIFEGYAFASDTMITTFNHGYLAVDFFFILSGFVIGYAYDDRWDKSLTMKDFFKRRLIRLHPMVIMGAVLGAITFCIQGSVQWDGTHIGISMIMLSLLCTIFFIPAMPGVGYEVRGNGEMFPLNGPCWSLFFEYVGNILYALFIRRLSNKALTVLVVLLGVALALFAVFDVSGYGNIGVGWTLDGVNFGGGLLRMLFPFSVGMLMSRNFKPMKVKGAFWICTIVLIALFSVPYLEGAEPICTNGAYEAFCIIVAFPALVWIGASGTTTDKKSTQICKFLGDISYPIYVIHYPFMYLFYAWLIKNQLFTLGETWQVALCVYALNIVLAYLCLKLYDEPIRKYLAKRFLKKK; encoded by the coding sequence ATGTCTAATACCCCCTCAGCAGCATTTTCGGATACCAAGGCGCATTACGATCTTCTGGACGGACTTCGTGGTGTAGCGGCTCTTATGGTAATATGGTATCATATATTCGAAGGCTATGCTTTTGCAAGCGATACCATGATTACAACGTTCAATCATGGATATTTAGCCGTGGATTTTTTCTTTATCCTTTCAGGTTTCGTTATCGGCTATGCCTATGATGATCGTTGGGATAAGAGTCTTACAATGAAAGATTTCTTTAAGCGTCGTTTGATACGTCTTCATCCTATGGTGATAATGGGGGCTGTTCTGGGTGCTATTACATTCTGTATTCAGGGCTCCGTGCAATGGGATGGAACGCATATCGGCATCTCCATGATAATGCTGTCTCTGCTCTGCACGATATTCTTTATTCCCGCAATGCCGGGCGTAGGTTATGAAGTTCGTGGCAACGGTGAGATGTTTCCGTTGAACGGGCCTTGCTGGTCGTTGTTCTTCGAGTATGTAGGTAATATTCTATATGCCTTGTTTATCCGTCGTTTATCCAATAAGGCGCTGACTGTGCTCGTTGTATTGTTAGGAGTGGCATTGGCGCTATTCGCAGTCTTCGATGTTTCCGGTTATGGAAATATAGGTGTGGGCTGGACGTTGGACGGTGTAAATTTTGGTGGCGGATTATTGAGAATGTTGTTCCCGTTTTCTGTGGGTATGCTTATGTCGCGTAACTTCAAGCCTATGAAGGTGAAAGGCGCGTTCTGGATATGTACCATTGTATTGATTGCTTTGTTCTCAGTACCCTATCTGGAAGGTGCGGAGCCGATTTGCACAAATGGTGCTTATGAAGCATTTTGTATTATCGTAGCTTTCCCCGCCCTTGTATGGATAGGAGCATCGGGAACTACGACGGATAAAAAGTCAACTCAGATATGTAAGTTTCTGGGAGATATCTCTTATCCGATTTATGTGATACATTATCCGTTCATGTATCTGTTCTATGCATGGCTGATTAAAAATCAACTCTTTACTTTGGGAGAGACCTGGCAGGTTGCTTTATGTGTTTATGCCTTGAATATAGTGTTGGCTTACCTGTGCTTGAAACTGTATGATGAGCCTATACGAAAATATTTGGCAAAACGGTTTTTAAAGAAGAAGTGA
- a CDS encoding OprO/OprP family phosphate-selective porin: protein MNYLSKSSLCLLAVVTSLTATAQETLSDKLQYKVIGRMLMDGGVYLRNDNHFGNGTEFNDLRIGMKATYQRWDMKVEIGYVGSKVSIKDAFATYTSGKHIIQVGQFYEPFTMDMLCSTFDLRFHQSPGSVLAMTNSRRLGVAYTYNATHYYACGGLFTDNDISNLKNTSQGYAIDGRFVYRPVNEAGKLLHLGIAAIYRTPDGALPDDDNRNTFVYKSAGVSTIDNRNLIYAEVDNARHQVKLGTELLIYYGKFFLQSEYIRTQVKRRNALADYTGQGGYAQCSWLLIGDTYAYDTALACPARPVGRALELCGRFNIVDMNDRTAEVLGGAQKDFSLGLNYYINKHIGVKVNYSYVIPGKHIREISDKNFSVLQARFQFIL from the coding sequence ATGAATTACCTTTCTAAATCCTCCCTGTGCCTGCTGGCGGTCGTCACTTCTCTGACCGCCACAGCACAGGAAACTCTCTCCGACAAATTACAGTATAAAGTAATCGGCCGCATGCTTATGGATGGCGGTGTTTATCTCAGAAATGACAATCATTTCGGTAACGGTACGGAATTCAATGATCTGCGCATAGGCATGAAGGCCACTTACCAGCGCTGGGACATGAAAGTGGAAATAGGCTATGTAGGCAGCAAGGTTTCTATCAAAGATGCTTTCGCCACTTACACTTCCGGTAAGCATATCATCCAGGTAGGGCAATTCTACGAACCTTTCACCATGGATATGCTTTGCAGCACTTTCGACCTACGTTTCCATCAGTCACCCGGTTCTGTGCTTGCCATGACCAACAGTCGGCGTCTGGGAGTTGCCTACACTTACAATGCTACGCATTATTATGCTTGCGGAGGATTGTTTACCGACAACGATATCAGTAACTTAAAGAATACCTCGCAAGGTTATGCCATAGACGGACGTTTTGTTTACCGACCTGTAAATGAAGCTGGAAAGCTATTGCATCTCGGTATTGCCGCTATCTATCGCACTCCCGATGGTGCTTTGCCGGATGATGATAACAGGAATACCTTTGTCTATAAATCTGCCGGAGTAAGTACTATCGATAATCGTAACCTGATTTATGCGGAAGTGGATAATGCCCGCCATCAAGTGAAGCTGGGTACTGAACTGTTGATCTATTACGGAAAATTCTTCCTTCAAAGCGAATATATCCGTACTCAAGTGAAACGCAGGAATGCTCTTGCCGACTATACCGGACAGGGTGGATATGCACAATGTTCATGGCTCCTGATAGGAGATACTTATGCCTATGATACAGCTCTGGCATGTCCTGCCCGTCCTGTAGGCCGTGCACTCGAACTCTGCGGACGTTTCAATATCGTAGATATGAACGACCGGACTGCGGAAGTATTAGGCGGAGCACAAAAAGATTTTTCTTTGGGATTGAATTACTACATAAACAAGCATATAGGGGTTAAAGTAAACTACAGTTATGTAATCCCCGGAAAACATATCCGGGAGATAAGCGACAAGAATTTTAGTGTATTGCAGGCAAGATTTCAGTTTATACTATAA
- a CDS encoding 2-aminoethylphosphonate--pyruvate transaminase: MKPYLLLTPGPLTTSETVKEAMMTDWCTWDADYNVHIVEEIRKSLVALATTATDEYTSVLLQGSGTYCVEAVIGSVITPKHKLLILSNGAYGDRMGHIAEYHGINYDMLAFEETEQVSVDYVDDYLSNNSDITHVAVVHCETTTGILNPLKEIAHIVKLHNKKLIVDAMSSFGGVPLDMYELGIDFMISSANKCIQGVPGFGFIIARQSELLHCKGVSRSLSLDIYDQWETMEKGHGKWRFTSPTHVVRAFKQALAELEEEGGVAARHKRYCENHRILVEGMRALGFKTLLPDEFQSPIITSFLYPKAGFDFNSFYTQLKEKGFVIYPGKISQADTFRIGNIGDVHPEDFARLIEVVQQTSY, from the coding sequence ATGAAACCCTATTTATTATTAACTCCCGGCCCATTAACCACGTCAGAAACCGTAAAAGAAGCCATGATGACCGATTGGTGCACATGGGACGCCGACTATAACGTACACATTGTAGAAGAAATCCGCAAATCTCTTGTAGCCCTTGCCACCACAGCCACCGATGAATACACTTCCGTACTCTTGCAGGGAAGCGGCACTTATTGCGTGGAAGCTGTTATCGGCAGTGTTATCACTCCCAAGCACAAACTACTTATCCTCAGCAATGGCGCTTATGGTGACCGTATGGGCCACATTGCCGAATATCACGGCATCAACTACGATATGCTTGCTTTCGAAGAAACCGAACAGGTTTCCGTTGACTATGTAGACGATTACCTGTCCAACAATTCAGATATCACCCATGTAGCCGTAGTACATTGCGAAACCACTACCGGTATCCTGAATCCTCTCAAAGAGATTGCTCACATTGTGAAGCTTCACAACAAAAAGCTGATTGTAGACGCTATGAGCAGCTTCGGCGGTGTGCCTTTGGATATGTATGAATTAGGTATCGACTTCATGATCAGCAGTGCCAACAAATGCATTCAGGGTGTTCCCGGCTTCGGTTTTATCATAGCTCGCCAATCCGAACTGTTACACTGCAAAGGTGTTTCCCGCTCACTCTCACTCGATATTTACGACCAATGGGAGACGATGGAAAAAGGACATGGCAAATGGAGGTTTACTTCACCTACCCATGTAGTAAGAGCCTTCAAGCAGGCACTTGCCGAATTGGAAGAAGAGGGGGGAGTAGCCGCCCGCCACAAGAGATATTGCGAAAACCACCGCATATTGGTAGAAGGAATGCGCGCACTCGGCTTCAAAACCTTGCTGCCGGACGAATTCCAGTCGCCCATCATCACCTCTTTCCTTTATCCGAAAGCAGGTTTCGATTTCAACTCTTTCTACACCCAACTGAAAGAAAAAGGTTTCGTCATCTATCCGGGCAAGATATCCCAGGCAGATACTTTCCGCATCGGCAACATCGGAGATGTACATCCTGAAGATTTCGCACGTCTGATAGAAGTAGTCCAACAAACTTCTTACTAA
- the phnX gene encoding phosphonoacetaldehyde hydrolase, which translates to MKRIECIIMDWAGSAVDYGCFAPVAAFLKAFNEIGINITMEQARRPMGMAKIDHIRELFKMDGVGEEFEKLYHRPWNEQDVIDMSAKFEEYLFASLANYTDPIPGVIDTLNELRKQGIKIGSTTGYTQAMMDVVLPNAARKGYTTDKCVTPNDLPAGRPFPYMIYQNMIDLAIPSTDCVLKYGDTIADIKEGINAKVWTVGVILGSNELGLTQEEVEQMSPATLTARKAEVRQRMLLAGAHYVVDSIEELPQIIELINHKLNTNH; encoded by the coding sequence ATGAAAAGAATAGAATGTATCATTATGGACTGGGCAGGCTCTGCAGTCGATTACGGATGTTTCGCTCCGGTAGCCGCCTTCCTGAAAGCCTTCAATGAAATAGGCATCAACATCACGATGGAACAAGCCCGCCGCCCTATGGGAATGGCCAAGATAGACCACATCCGCGAACTGTTCAAGATGGACGGAGTAGGCGAGGAGTTTGAGAAACTCTATCACCGCCCCTGGAACGAACAGGACGTAATAGATATGAGCGCCAAATTCGAGGAATACCTTTTTGCTTCCCTGGCAAACTACACCGACCCCATTCCCGGAGTCATTGATACCCTGAATGAACTGAGAAAACAAGGCATCAAAATAGGTTCCACCACCGGCTACACCCAAGCCATGATGGACGTAGTGCTCCCCAATGCAGCCCGCAAAGGTTACACCACCGACAAGTGTGTCACTCCCAACGACCTGCCTGCCGGACGTCCTTTCCCTTATATGATTTACCAAAACATGATCGATCTTGCCATCCCTTCAACAGACTGTGTTCTGAAGTACGGTGATACCATTGCCGACATCAAAGAGGGTATCAATGCTAAAGTCTGGACCGTCGGCGTCATACTCGGCAGTAACGAACTGGGACTAACCCAAGAAGAAGTAGAGCAAATGTCTCCCGCAACGCTCACTGCCCGGAAAGCAGAAGTCAGACAGCGTATGCTTCTGGCAGGCGCCCACTATGTGGTGGACAGCATCGAAGAGCTTCCCCAAATCATAGAACTTATCAATCATAAACTGAATACGAATCATTAA
- a CDS encoding DUF5690 family protein, translated as MKTITDIKTELLSNKKISDLVFILWAGGAALLSYSLVYALRKPFTAATFDGLDAFGLDYKVLVTIVQILGYLIAKFVGIKLISELKKEHRMKFILASILVAELSLFLFGLLPAPYNIFAMFFNGLSLGCMWGVIFSFIEGRRTTDILASLLGISIVISSGVAKSIGLFVMNTLHVGEFWMPALIGAFALPLLALLGYTLNRLPQPTQQDIAEKSQRVTLNGKQRKELFRNFMPVLILLFVANLLLVILRDIKEDFLVKIIDMSGHSSWLFAQIDSVVTLIILALFGMMVFVKSNIKVLVILLSMVVAGTATMSFVSLNYDTLQLSTVTWLFIQSLSLYIAYLCFQSIFFDRFIACFKIKGNVGFFIVTIDFIGYTGTVLVLMFKEFFNTDINWLDFYNQMSGYVGIICTVAFSCSIVYLVQRHKKEELLRTGRAVEEKPEMLQSAFSVMPS; from the coding sequence ATGAAAACAATTACCGACATTAAAACGGAACTACTTTCAAACAAGAAAATATCCGATCTTGTATTCATACTTTGGGCAGGAGGTGCAGCGCTTCTTTCGTACTCCTTAGTATATGCGCTTCGCAAACCTTTCACCGCTGCTACCTTCGACGGACTGGATGCCTTCGGATTGGATTATAAAGTACTGGTTACCATCGTCCAGATTCTGGGCTACCTCATCGCCAAGTTTGTCGGTATCAAGTTGATCTCCGAATTAAAGAAGGAGCACCGCATGAAGTTCATCCTGGCTTCCATTCTGGTAGCGGAACTCTCCCTGTTTCTCTTCGGACTCTTGCCCGCTCCTTATAATATCTTCGCCATGTTCTTCAACGGTTTGTCACTGGGTTGCATGTGGGGCGTGATATTCAGCTTCATCGAGGGCAGACGCACCACCGATATTCTTGCCAGCCTTTTGGGTATCAGCATTGTCATCAGCTCCGGCGTGGCAAAATCTATCGGACTGTTCGTTATGAACACCCTGCATGTAGGAGAGTTCTGGATGCCCGCTCTCATCGGCGCCTTTGCCCTGCCATTGCTTGCCTTGCTGGGGTACACCCTGAATCGCCTGCCGCAACCCACCCAACAGGACATTGCCGAAAAGAGCCAGCGTGTCACTCTCAACGGAAAACAACGCAAAGAACTGTTCCGCAACTTCATGCCTGTATTGATCCTCCTGTTCGTAGCCAACCTGCTGTTGGTTATCCTCCGGGATATTAAAGAAGATTTCCTGGTGAAGATTATCGACATGAGCGGACATTCTTCCTGGCTGTTTGCACAGATCGACAGTGTTGTTACTCTTATCATCCTGGCACTTTTCGGAATGATGGTCTTTGTAAAGAGCAATATCAAAGTATTGGTCATCCTCCTGAGTATGGTGGTTGCCGGAACGGCTACCATGAGTTTCGTATCACTCAATTACGATACGCTTCAACTCAGCACCGTGACTTGGTTGTTCATCCAGAGTCTGAGCCTTTACATTGCCTACCTTTGTTTTCAAAGCATATTTTTCGACCGCTTCATAGCATGTTTCAAGATAAAAGGCAATGTAGGATTCTTTATTGTGACGATTGATTTCATCGGATATACCGGTACCGTACTCGTCCTGATGTTCAAGGAATTCTTTAATACAGATATCAATTGGCTCGATTTTTACAACCAGATGTCCGGTTATGTAGGAATAATCTGTACCGTAGCATTCAGCTGTTCTATTGTTTACCTGGTGCAGAGACATAAGAAAGAAGAACTCCTGCGCACTGGGCGTGCGGTAGAAGAGAAACCGGAAATGCTACAATCTGCATTTTCTGTGATGCCCAGCTAA
- a CDS encoding aminodeoxychorismate synthase component I — protein MKLYSKQEAIARMNMLAGCSKSFVFLIDYSQEQVYVEETAEVSPEELIYNLNGFTNEAVAGLTDELLPESLPEQIEWISQPVSFREYSRAFGHVKKNILAGNSFLTNLTCRTPVQTNLTLKDIYCNSRALYKVWVKNRFVVFSPEIFVRIKKGIISSYPMKGTIDATLPDAVQTLMNDGKEAAEHATIVDLIRNDLSIVASHVRVERYRYIDVLQTNRGPILQTSSEICGKLPEDYKRQLGDILFSMLPAGSITGAPKKKTMQIIREAEGYERGFYTGITGYFDGDNMDSAVMIRFVEQEADGMYFKSGGGITFKSDARSEYEEMKQKIYVPIY, from the coding sequence ATGAAACTATATAGTAAGCAGGAAGCAATCGCACGCATGAATATGCTGGCAGGCTGTTCAAAGTCGTTTGTCTTTCTGATTGATTATTCGCAGGAACAGGTTTATGTGGAAGAGACGGCAGAGGTCTCACCGGAGGAGTTGATATATAACCTGAATGGATTTACGAATGAAGCAGTTGCCGGTTTAACGGATGAATTGCTTCCGGAGAGTTTGCCGGAACAGATAGAATGGATCTCCCAGCCTGTTTCTTTCCGGGAATATAGTCGTGCTTTCGGACATGTGAAAAAGAATATTCTTGCCGGAAACAGCTTTCTTACGAATTTAACTTGCCGGACTCCGGTACAAACCAATCTGACTTTAAAGGATATATATTGCAACTCCCGTGCTTTATATAAAGTATGGGTAAAGAATCGTTTTGTAGTTTTCTCTCCGGAGATTTTTGTTCGGATAAAGAAAGGGATTATCAGCTCTTATCCCATGAAAGGTACGATAGACGCTACCCTGCCCGATGCCGTACAAACCTTGATGAACGACGGGAAAGAAGCGGCGGAACATGCTACGATTGTGGATCTGATCAGGAATGATCTGAGTATTGTGGCATCTCATGTCCGGGTGGAGCGTTATCGCTATATAGATGTGTTGCAGACAAATCGGGGACCGATATTGCAGACCAGTTCGGAGATATGCGGTAAACTTCCAGAAGATTACAAACGGCAGTTAGGTGATATTCTTTTCAGTATGTTGCCTGCCGGTTCTATTACCGGTGCACCCAAAAAGAAGACGATGCAGATTATTCGTGAAGCTGAAGGATATGAACGGGGATTCTATACGGGAATAACCGGATATTTCGATGGAGACAATATGGATAGTGCCGTGATGATACGTTTTGTGGAGCAAGAGGCGGACGGAATGTATTTTAAAAGCGGTGGTGGCATTACTTTCAAGAGTGACGCCCGCAGTGAATATGAAGAAATGAAACAGAAAATATATGTGCCGATTTATTGA
- a CDS encoding aminotransferase class IV family protein: MCRFIETIQVRDGKLQNLAHHNRRMNETRQAVFGMADQLDILDYTGDCPESGFYKCRVVYGREVCEVAFSAYTMRTVRSLRLVGSDTIDYRYKSTDRKELEALYALRGNQDDVLIVRNNLLTDTSIANVALEKEGVWYTPRTPLLKGTKRALLLEQGVLTECDIPSDEISSYSHIALFNAMIDFQSLVLEINRDTVIRI; the protein is encoded by the coding sequence ATGTGCCGATTTATTGAAACGATACAAGTACGTGACGGTAAGTTGCAGAACCTTGCCCATCACAACCGTAGGATGAATGAAACGAGACAGGCGGTTTTCGGAATGGCGGATCAACTGGATATTCTGGATTATACAGGGGATTGTCCTGAAAGCGGTTTTTATAAATGCCGGGTAGTTTATGGCAGAGAAGTATGTGAAGTGGCATTTTCCGCTTATACAATGAGGACTGTACGTTCACTCCGGTTGGTCGGTTCGGATACGATTGATTATCGCTACAAAAGTACGGACCGGAAGGAACTGGAAGCATTGTATGCCCTGCGCGGCAATCAGGATGATGTATTGATTGTCAGAAACAATCTTTTGACGGATACTTCCATTGCTAATGTGGCGTTAGAAAAAGAGGGAGTCTGGTATACGCCGAGGACTCCCTTATTGAAAGGCACAAAACGTGCATTGCTGTTGGAACAGGGGGTACTGACGGAATGTGATATTCCGTCAGATGAGATTTCCTCCTATTCACATATCGCTTTATTTAATGCGATGATTGATTTTCAGTCTCTGGTTCTGGAGATTAACCGGGATACGGTTATTCGTATTTGA
- a CDS encoding ABC transporter permease: MYILKFVLRSWWRNKLFVTISLVSLVIGIACTNLLTAFVLYEYNIEYNNPNRDRILRLTQTLPFAQQEMQGTFVYHESVPEIISQFPEIEASLRTQAITHTKIRVDDQEYSELNLLSADSTLPKFIPIETLAGKVEEALTHPGTIAISQALAERCFGTTDCLGKLLDIPQSGESAYRIAAVFRLPPQSMLQADLLTHLNSPEGTTCSILLKKGTDLNAFRQRFETTELPTLLGKGYYRTQTLQESYFTTITQDSNQCIEHRQKALLSVGLLSALLILFIGCFNYINLSFSRLLKQIRTLHIESLLGASHRQIRWQLFADTFLMVITAFLLSILLMSDLLAVFNATISAHLSFSYLFSAQVFPVILLFVIILSVVPAEYMSRKIQTLSESRYRSFFTGRKKQRIVAALVTLQFMISIGLLSAFMIIRSQMDLIEQEGSRYKGIVEFGIGDSRQSPLSAWIEDIKSISGVKAVVPSQSGLYTMSMAVPRQNGEKNDLLMLELYENCPDFLDIYDFDLLDAKQTFHLLLRTSVPVIINESFIRYLVPEGEDPVGQPISKYVPEKSEKGTIIGVMKDFKKYSLTNNVFPLRMILHEMPQDNYTTLTLRFDEQDRTAVINHLRGLWEKKYPGTPFNYEAPYQVLISNNQEVTDFSRILLMYASISLFLTLFGITHYAIQQRIREIGIRKIHGASFGQILWLVNRPFLYYIGIAFILIVPLACYLMNYWLQQFAYHVHIGILHFLLPLFFTVCITLLTVCLNSYRAARNNPVDSIKYE, from the coding sequence ATGTACATTCTGAAGTTTGTCCTGCGTAGCTGGTGGCGAAATAAATTGTTCGTCACTATTTCTCTTGTCAGCTTGGTTATCGGTATCGCCTGTACCAATCTACTGACAGCCTTCGTCCTATACGAATACAACATCGAGTATAACAACCCCAACCGTGACCGCATCCTCCGGCTGACACAAACACTACCATTTGCACAACAAGAAATGCAGGGAACATTCGTATATCATGAATCTGTCCCCGAAATTATCTCACAATTCCCTGAGATAGAAGCTTCACTACGCACGCAAGCCATCACTCACACAAAAATCCGTGTGGACGACCAAGAATATTCCGAACTGAACCTGCTATCGGCAGACAGCACATTGCCCAAGTTTATCCCCATCGAAACCCTTGCAGGAAAAGTAGAAGAAGCATTGACTCACCCGGGAACCATTGCCATCAGCCAAGCTCTGGCCGAACGTTGTTTCGGTACCACCGACTGTCTCGGCAAGCTGCTGGATATCCCACAATCCGGTGAAAGTGCCTACCGTATCGCCGCCGTCTTCCGCCTGCCACCGCAAAGCATGTTGCAGGCAGACTTGCTCACGCATCTAAACAGTCCCGAAGGAACCACCTGTTCGATACTTCTCAAAAAAGGAACAGATCTCAACGCCTTTCGCCAACGCTTCGAGACAACCGAGCTTCCTACTTTATTAGGCAAAGGGTATTATCGTACCCAGACTTTACAGGAATCCTATTTTACCACTATCACACAAGATAGCAACCAGTGTATCGAGCATCGGCAAAAGGCCCTGTTAAGCGTCGGACTGCTATCTGCTTTATTAATCTTGTTCATCGGTTGCTTCAACTATATCAACCTCAGTTTTTCACGCTTATTGAAGCAAATACGCACCTTGCACATTGAAAGCCTTTTAGGTGCAAGCCACCGTCAAATCCGTTGGCAACTCTTTGCCGATACTTTCCTGATGGTGATTACGGCGTTCTTGTTATCCATTCTGTTGATGAGCGACCTGTTAGCTGTATTCAATGCAACCATATCCGCACATCTGTCGTTCTCCTATCTTTTCTCCGCTCAGGTATTCCCTGTTATCTTGCTGTTTGTCATCATTCTATCCGTTGTTCCGGCAGAATACATGAGCCGGAAGATACAGACCTTGTCCGAAAGCCGTTACCGCAGCTTCTTTACAGGGCGTAAGAAACAGCGCATTGTAGCAGCACTGGTTACCTTACAATTCATGATTTCCATCGGACTGCTAAGTGCTTTTATGATAATCCGTAGCCAAATGGACCTGATAGAGCAGGAGGGAAGCCGCTACAAAGGAATCGTTGAGTTTGGAATCGGTGACTCCCGGCAATCCCCTTTATCTGCTTGGATAGAAGACATTAAATCCATCTCCGGAGTGAAGGCCGTTGTACCGTCCCAATCGGGTCTTTATACCATGAGTATGGCCGTTCCCCGCCAAAATGGTGAGAAGAATGACCTTCTGATGCTTGAACTTTATGAAAACTGTCCGGACTTCCTGGATATATACGATTTCGACTTGCTGGATGCCAAACAAACATTCCATTTATTACTCCGTACCTCTGTGCCGGTCATCATCAACGAGTCCTTCATTCGCTATCTTGTGCCCGAAGGAGAAGACCCGGTGGGACAACCGATCTCTAAATACGTGCCCGAAAAGAGTGAGAAAGGTACTATTATCGGTGTCATGAAAGATTTCAAGAAATATTCGCTCACAAACAATGTGTTTCCACTGAGAATGATTCTGCACGAAATGCCACAAGATAACTATACCACATTGACCTTACGGTTTGACGAACAAGATCGCACAGCAGTTATCAATCATCTTCGCGGATTATGGGAGAAGAAATACCCCGGTACTCCATTCAATTATGAAGCCCCTTATCAGGTACTGATCTCCAATAATCAGGAAGTCACCGACTTTTCCCGCATCCTGCTGATGTATGCATCAATCAGTTTATTCCTCACGTTGTTCGGCATCACCCATTATGCTATCCAGCAACGTATACGCGAAATAGGAATTCGGAAGATTCACGGTGCATCATTCGGGCAAATATTATGGCTTGTCAATCGCCCGTTCCTGTACTACATAGGCATAGCGTTTATACTCATTGTACCCCTGGCCTGCTATCTGATGAATTATTGGCTGCAACAATTTGCTTACCATGTACACATTGGTATTCTTCATTTCCTGCTTCCTTTGTTCTTCACTGTCTGCATCACCCTGCTCACAGTATGCCTGAACAGTTATCGGGCAGCAAGAAATAATCCGGTAGATAGTATCAAATACGAATAA
- a CDS encoding ABC transporter ATP-binding protein, producing the protein MIKTVNLQKIFKTEEVQTWALNNVNIEVKEGEFVAIMGPSGCGKSTLLNILGLLDNPSGGEYYLNGKEVSKYTEAQRTSLRKGVIGFVFQSFNLIDELNVYENIELPLLYMGIPAAERKRRVETAMERMAITHRSKHFPQQLSGGQQQRVAIARAVVANPKLILADEPTGNLDSKNGKEVMELLNELNKEGTTIVMVTHSQHDAGFAGRIINLFDGQVVTEVSL; encoded by the coding sequence ATGATTAAAACAGTAAACCTGCAAAAAATCTTCAAGACAGAAGAAGTGCAGACATGGGCTTTGAACAATGTGAACATCGAAGTGAAAGAAGGCGAGTTCGTCGCAATTATGGGACCTTCCGGTTGCGGTAAATCTACATTGCTGAATATCCTCGGCTTGCTCGATAACCCTTCGGGCGGAGAATACTACCTCAATGGAAAGGAAGTATCCAAATACACCGAAGCACAACGCACCAGCCTGCGTAAAGGTGTCATCGGTTTCGTGTTCCAAAGCTTCAACCTGATTGATGAACTGAACGTATACGAAAACATCGAACTGCCGTTGCTCTACATGGGCATCCCGGCAGCCGAACGCAAACGCCGCGTAGAGACAGCAATGGAACGCATGGCCATTACACACCGGAGCAAACACTTTCCGCAACAACTCTCCGGTGGCCAACAGCAACGTGTAGCCATTGCCCGTGCCGTAGTAGCCAATCCAAAGCTGATCCTTGCCGATGAGCCTACCGGTAATCTGGACTCTAAGAACGGTAAGGAAGTGATGGAACTGCTGAATGAACTGAACAAAGAAGGAACGACCATCGTCATGGTAACCCACTCACAGCACGATGCCGGTTTTGCAGGACGTATCATTAATCTGTTCGACGGACAGGTAGTGACGGAAGTGAGTTTGTAA